atatataaaatttaatagacAAGCTTAAATAAAGGTTCAATAAAATCTAAAGAGAATATGCAAGGTGAGTCGTTTAAAATAAAGAGTCAAACATTTACCCACTAATCAAGTAATTACATGTCAATCTTTAAGAATTGGCTAAGAACAAGCAAATATACGTTTACGGTGTCACCAATTGCATATAGTTATCTATCAAACCGAGTATTAAAGATTCATTTttgaatgatattaatatagCATGAAACACATTACCTATTAAGGCAATCtctcaaataataaaacataACTTCAGTCTAAGTCATGCTCTATTAATTGCCCAAAATAGAACTTATCAAAGCACAATAGAGACCTTTAGTAGCTAACAAAATATAggttatttaataataataattataataataataatgccTCAATCTAAATTTCATATGGCAAAAATACATCATAAAAAGTAAGGGCtagtttattttattgtaaATATGTGTCGTAATAAAGGTTTCTTATATCCGTGGGCCATAAAAAAGATGCGAATGGTTTCTATTCTGGAAAATTCCAGAAGTATATCTGAATCCggaatttttcattaggCGCTACGGCATTTTCTGGGGCTAAGGGGTTGGAATGAGTGGGATTGATCTGAGATGATATATATGTGATATTATAACATATAAAAGGATTAGAATACCTTAGCTATCTTTAACATTCAATTGTTGATGCTTTAAAGTTcgaattattatattatttattataatttaaaaaaacaacattgaaaattatcaatacaACTCTACAGAACAATTACTCAACAAgcttatttaaaatgaattttgGTAACGAATATTCTCTTTACgatttattaaacaatttcTCAAGCCAACAAAACGCAAGAGGTCCAAGAGACAGCCCAAGAGGTAGTCCTTTCGGTGGACCACCAGGACCTCATATGCATCCTCATGGTGGCCCTCATCATGGTGGCCCTCATCATGGCGGTCCTAATTTCGGAGGCCCTAACTTTGGTGGTCCTCGTGGATTTCCTCCAAATAGAGGCGGCCCAATGAGAGGTGAGTTCCCCTTTGGTAGAGGCAATTTTGGTCACCCAATGTTCTCTAGATTTGCATCTCCCCCACCATTCAGCCCATTTATGGATCCAGATGCTTATTATTACAGACCAGCTTACTATTATGTggatgatgatgacgatgagGAGGACGATACAGAATATTCTAAGATGGAccaagatgatgaagaatcaAAACCAGATGAAGGCGCTGATATCCGTTCCTATTACCATACTCGTCCAAGTAGAGCAGCACCATCACAAGATACTGCTGGTGAACCTCAATTAGCCGATTTCTTAAATGCCTTTTTCGGTAATCGCCAACCAATAGAAGCTGAAACAAAGGATGAAGTTAATCCAATTCTTGGCCCTGAAGAAGCTTCAAAAGAGGCTGAGCCATCAAAGGAAGAACCAAAGGAGGAACTGAAGAATCTTCCTGCTGAAGAATCTTCTttagataaagaaaaaccAGAGGATGAAACTAAAAAGCAAGATTCCGCTTCTAAGCCAAGGCcattaatgaagaagaaaagcTCTTCATTCCTACATAAACCTGCTCATGGCCATGCTGTAGACCCTCTTCAAGTCTCAAGACCAGAGCATCGTATGGACTTGCCATTCTCTCCTGAAATCAATGTTTATAATTGTGAAAATTCATATACTGTAGTAATGGGTTTACCAGGTGCAAGTTCAAAATCTTTCAAAGTAGATTTCCATCCAACCTCTCACGAATTGCTAATTAAGGGtaatattgaagataaagTTAATATcgatgaagaatttttaaagattgcAGAATTGAAATACGGTGCATTTGAAAGATCTATCAAGTTCCCATTATTACCTCATATTGATGATACGAAAATCAAAGCTTCTTATTCCAATGGGTTGTTGCAGATTAAAGTTCCCAAGATTTTGGATAGTGCTGAAAAACCAATtccaaagaaaagaatCGTTATTGAAGAGGTTcctgatgaagaattagaatttgaaaaaaatccaaatccagaaattaaaatttaaatgatttaaaaaatatatatttgtagttttatatatttatataaatatttttagaattaatacACTTTTAAAGTCTTTCTATTTTCAAAGTAAACCTACGGTTTAAGTTGTCACATGATTGTTTGTCACGTGCAAATTTCTTTCCGAAAGAAAgtcttgaaaaattttgtgcgtattattaaaaaaaaaagttgatgcttaaatttggaaatagtttaaaaataattttttttaatttaaaattatattatatatagcATTAATCATTCATAGCAATCCCATAGTTAAATATGTCTGGTCAAGAACAACAAGCTGATAAAACTCAGCAAAATCAAGCTAACCCTACTCAAGGTGGTGGCTACCAACAATACCAACAATATAACCAGGGTCAAGGCTACCAACAATATAACCAAGGTGGCTACCAACAATATAACCAAGGCCAAGCTGGCTACCAACAGTACAACCAACAAGGTTATCAACAATATAATCAACAAGGCGGCTATCAACAATATAATCAAGCTGCTGGATACCAACAATACAACCAACAAGGTGGTTATCAACCTCAATATAACCAACAACAAGTCCAAGGCTACAGACAAAATTACAATAAAGGTAGAGGGggttataaaaattataacaaCCGTAATAACTATAACAATTCTTACAATAACGGCAGTAATTA
This genomic stretch from Henningerozyma blattae CBS 6284 chromosome 1, complete genome harbors:
- the HSP42 gene encoding heat shock protein HSP42 (similar to Saccharomyces cerevisiae HSP42 (YDR171W); ancestral locus Anc_8.369): MNFGNEYSLYDLLNNFSSQQNARGPRDSPRGSPFGGPPGPHMHPHGGPHHGGPHHGGPNFGGPNFGGPRGFPPNRGGPMRGEFPFGRGNFGHPMFSRFASPPPFSPFMDPDAYYYRPAYYYVDDDDDEEDDTEYSKMDQDDEESKPDEGADIRSYYHTRPSRAAPSQDTAGEPQLADFLNAFFGNRQPIEAETKDEVNPILGPEEASKEAEPSKEEPKEELKNLPAEESSLDKEKPEDETKKQDSASKPRPLMKKKSSSFLHKPAHGHAVDPLQVSRPEHRMDLPFSPEINVYNCENSYTVVMGLPGASSKSFKVDFHPTSHELLIKGNIEDKVNIDEEFLKIAELKYGAFERSIKFPLLPHIDDTKIKASYSNGLLQIKVPKILDSAEKPIPKKRIVIEEVPDEELEFEKNPNPEIKI